GGTTCCGAGCGGCAGCGTGTGGTCCCGCCGGGCCTTGGTGTCGGTCACTGTCAAGGTACCCTCTTCGAGGTCCACTTGATCCCAGGTCAGCCCCAGGGCCTCGGAGCGGCGAAGCCCGGTGAGGATGACCGTCTGGAGGAAGTCCCGCGGGGTCGAGCGCGGCAGCTTCAGGACGGCCTGGAACCAGGGCCGCAGGTCGGCCTTCTTCACCACGGTCTTCCGGCGGTCCACGCGGTTCCAGGCCTTGAGGGCGGACAGGCGCGCCACCGGGGAGGGGGGGAGCACCGGGGTCCCGTCTGGGGCCGCGGTCGCCGCGCTGGCGTGGTTCCAGACGGCCCGCAGGTATCGCATGGTCAGGTTCGCCCGGGCCGGGGAGGCCTTGGACAACTCCCGGTGTTTCCTCTGTACCGCGTCGGGGGTGAGGTCCAGGAGGCGGCGGTCTTGCCAGCCCCCAAGGTCTTTCATGGCGGCGTTCACGTCGCGCACGGTGCGAGGCTTGAGGTCGCGGCCGGCGAGGTAGGCGGCCACCGCCTTCCCCAGGGTGACGGCTTCGGCCTCCGCGCGCCGTTTGTCTGCAACGGGGTTCTCGTTCTTCGCGATCTTCGCCGCGTGGTCGAGTGCCTGTTTGCGTGCCTCGTCCACGCGGAGGTCGGGGTAGTGCCCCAGGGTGACGCGCCGGGGGTCCTTCTGTCCCGGCAGGCGTCTCTCCAAGAAGAAGGTCTTGCGGCCGTTGGGGGTCACTTGCAGCCCGAAGCCCCGCAACTCG
The Thermodesulfobacteriota bacterium DNA segment above includes these coding regions:
- a CDS encoding integrase family protein, whose translation is MGREAKRHGPQKLTKTVVEAVTPPKAGRLFIRDTELRGFGLQVTPNGRKTFFLERRLPGQKDPRRVTLGHYPDLRVDEARKQALDHAAKIAKNENPVADKRRAEAEAVTLGKAVAAYLAGRDLKPRTVRDVNAAMKDLGGWQDRRLLDLTPDAVQRKHRELSKASPARANLTMRYLRAVWNHASAATAAPDGTPVLPPSPVARLSALKAWNRVDRRKTVVKKADLRPWFQAVLKLPRSTPRDFLQTVILTGLRRSEALGLTWDQVDLEEGTLTVTDTKARRDHTLPLGTYLRDLLKARKKKAAGPLVFADKLGRPYSNVRYALDAVEEASGVSFCIHDLRRTFATVAESLDVSAYAVKRLLNHATAGDVTAGYLAESFDTDRLRGPMQRIEDTILRLGGVKGGAEVVRFPGPQEAAAG